One Primulina huaijiensis isolate GDHJ02 chromosome 8, ASM1229523v2, whole genome shotgun sequence genomic region harbors:
- the LOC140983432 gene encoding uncharacterized protein: MDDNHRSTSKDYYKVLEVDYDATDEAIKLNYRKLALKWHPDKHKGDCAVTEKFQEINEAYTGDLFVLAYELFDLTFASRGS, from the exons ATGGACGATAACCATAGAAGCACCTCCAAG GATTACTACAAGGTCTTAGAAGTAGACTATGATGCAACTGATGAGGCGATCAAATTGAATTATCGGAAGCTGGCATTG AAATGGCATCCTGACAAACACAAGGGAGACTGTGCTGTTACTGAAAAATTTCAAGAGATCAATGAAGCCTACACTGGTGATTTGTTTGTGCTAGCATATGAATTATTTGATCTTACTTTTGCAAGTCGCGGTTCTTAA